Below is a genomic region from Methanolobus sediminis.
TCCATAGCAAGCTCAAACTTTGCACTTTCGATCATCTTTTCCATTCCTTTGACTGCACCGCCTCCCCATCCGTAGGAACCGAACAGGAAGTACTTTTTACTCTTAGGATGCAATCCTGTAAGGTATGTCAGGAATCCGGCAATAGTAAAGAACATTCCATTATTCATTGTGGGTGAACCTATGGCTACCACCGGTGCATCCATGATTTCCTTCATTGTCATGCTCCAGTCGTTCTTTCTCAGGTGCCTCAGGCGTACTTCAACTCCTGCAGACCTCGCACCTTCGACAATTTCCATTGCCATTTTTTCAGTGCTTCCCCACATGGTATCATAGATGACTATGACCTTGGGGGTAGTTTCACCGTGTGCCCATTTCAGGTATTGTGTCATCACCTTTGAAACATCCCTTCTCCAGATAATTCCGTGTGCAGGGGCTATCATTTCAGGATATACTTCCAGTTCTTTAAGCTTCTCAATATATTTGAGGACCTGGGAACCAAAAGGCAACAGGATATTGGCATAGTATATGCCCGCATCTTCCATTACATCATCAACTTCATCATCAAAGCGTTTGGATGTTGCAACATGCTGTCCGAATGCATCATTTGAGAAAAGGAGCTTGTCTTCTTTCACATAGGTCTGCATGCTGTCAGGCCAGTGAAGCATTGTTGCCTCAATGAACATCAGTGTCCTTTTTCCAAGGCTTAACTCATCACCTGTTTTAACAACATTCAGGTCCCAGTTGTCAAAACCTTCTTCGTTGTAATATTCTGAAAGACCTGTCTGTCCTTTTGATGATGCAAAGACCTTAGCATTTGGTGCTACTTCCAGAACCGCAGAAATTGAACTGGAGTGGTCCATTTCGACGTGGTTGGA
It encodes:
- a CDS encoding FprA family A-type flavoprotein gives rise to the protein MDDYKPLELTKGIYWVGVVDWNLRDFHGYETPKGGTYNSYLVVDEKIALIDTVKAPFAGELIKRISQIIDPSKIDYIISNHVEMDHSSSISAVLEVAPNAKVFASSKGQTGLSEYYNEEGFDNWDLNVVKTGDELSLGKRTLMFIEATMLHWPDSMQTYVKEDKLLFSNDAFGQHVATSKRFDDEVDDVMEDAGIYYANILLPFGSQVLKYIEKLKELEVYPEMIAPAHGIIWRRDVSKVMTQYLKWAHGETTPKVIVIYDTMWGSTEKMAMEIVEGARSAGVEVRLRHLRKNDWSMTMKEIMDAPVVAIGSPTMNNGMFFTIAGFLTYLTGLHPKSKKYFLFGSYGWGGGAVKGMEKMIESAKFELAMESMQIKFRPYEEDKKACREIGYRLAEIAKDNANS